A region of Ornithorhynchus anatinus isolate Pmale09 chromosome 5, mOrnAna1.pri.v4, whole genome shotgun sequence DNA encodes the following proteins:
- the MRPL46 gene encoding 39S ribosomal protein L46, mitochondrial, which translates to MAACGRAARGPAGWGSWALWRRPGRGHGAGSGHGSGHGSGHGPGALGRRGRGASGAGGSGGGGSGGGRAGRTPWRLLGALCLQRPPLLAQPRDPLQERMDLMLRQLEVERSLYADHEMRALQEARRLERRKADLYDSDDEGEDIVLAQDLEEAWEQAALRFKPAPRETEADLKNDRTSLNRKLDRNLVLLVKERLGEQEVWLLPQAEWRAGETLRGTAERALADLSDNQMQAKFLGNAPCGHYKFKFPQAMRTEGSLGAKVFFFKAFLQKGEGGPSLAGRKEGHYVWVSREELGDYLKPKYLGQVRRFFVDI; encoded by the exons ATGGCGGCCTGCGGCCGGGcggcgcggggcccggcgggctggGGCTCCTGGGCGCTAtggcggcggccgggccggggccacggGGCCGGGAGCGGCCACGGGAGCGGCCACGGGAGCGGCCACGGGCCGGGGGCgctggggcggcggggccggggggcgtccgGCGCGGGGGGCTCCGGCGGGGGAGGCtccggcggcgggcgggccggccgtACCCCGTGGCGCCTGCTGGGGGCGCTGTGCCTGCAGCGGCCGCCGCTCCTCGCCCAGCCCCGAGATCCCCTCCAGGAACGCATGGACCTCATGCTGCGGCAg CTGGAGGTGGAGCGGAGCCTGTACGCGGACCACGAGATGCGGGCGCTGCAGGAAGCGCGCCGGCTGGAGCGGAGGAAGGCTGACTTGTACGACTCGGACGACGAAGGGGAGGACATCGTGCTGGCCCAGGACCTGGAGGAAGCCTGGGAGCAGGCGGCCCTGCGCTTCAAGCCGGCGCCCCGCGAAACAG AAGCGGATCTGAAGAATGACCGGACCTCCCTGAACCGAAAGCTGGACCGGAACTTGGTGCTGCTGGTCAAGGAGCGGCTGGGCGAGCAGGAGGTGTGGTTACTCCCCCAGGCCGAGTGGCGGGCGGGAGAGACGCTCCGCGGAACGGCCGAGCGAGCCCTGGCTGACCTCTCTG ATAATCAAATGCAAGCCAAGTTCCTAGGGAACGCTCCCTGTGGGCACTACAAATTCAAGTTTCCCCAGGCCATGCGGACCGAGGGGAGCTTAGGGGCCAAAGTGttcttcttcaaagccttcctgcagaaaggagaaggaggacccTCCCTGGCCGGGAGGAAGGAAGGCCACTACGTGTGGGTCAGCAGAGAGGAGCTGGGCGACTACTTGAAGCCAAAGTACCTGGGCCAGGTCAGGAGATTCTTCGTGGACATCTGA